Proteins encoded by one window of Clostridium bornimense:
- a CDS encoding DUF2922 domain-containing protein — MKTLVMKFITETGTKVSLNVSNVKDTVDDTKVKEFMELVKEKAVFTFKGGDIIAIDSASLTETTTTDITL; from the coding sequence ATGAAAACTTTAGTTATGAAATTTATTACTGAAACTGGCACAAAGGTATCTTTAAATGTATCTAATGTTAAAGATACTGTAGATGACACAAAAGTAAAAGAATTTATGGAACTAGTTAAGGAAAAAGCTGTATTCACTTTTAAAGGTGGAGACATAATTGCTATTGATAGTGCTAGCTTAACTGAGACTACAACTACTGATATTACTTTATAA
- a CDS encoding LCP family protein, which translates to MKKIILWILGILLSLTVITVGGAFFYAKHMIGKVEQVEINKEDLSVNEETEEKYGDIRNIALYGIDAEDGKTGRSDSIMILTVDTKNKKLKLTSIMRDSYVNIPGHGYDKINHAYSFGGPELAIRTLNENFDLNIKEFMAVNFTSMPAIIDKLGGINIDITSEEIQYIPGITSTGTQKLTGEQALAYARIRYATGGDYKRTERHRTVLNAIFNEMKSKSISEYPSLASEFLPYIRTNISSNEMLSLIGDIGTLMSGNLEQNRFPTDEQGQGKMIDGVYYMTFDIEEVKNSLHQYIFQ; encoded by the coding sequence ATGAAGAAAATAATTTTATGGATTTTAGGAATATTATTATCACTTACAGTTATAACTGTTGGTGGAGCATTTTTTTATGCTAAACATATGATAGGAAAAGTGGAGCAGGTGGAAATTAACAAAGAAGATCTAAGTGTTAATGAGGAAACTGAAGAAAAATATGGAGATATAAGAAATATTGCTTTGTATGGTATTGATGCAGAGGATGGAAAAACTGGTAGATCTGATTCTATAATGATATTAACAGTAGATACAAAAAATAAAAAATTAAAATTAACTTCTATAATGAGAGATTCTTATGTTAATATACCAGGACATGGTTATGATAAGATTAATCATGCATATTCCTTTGGGGGACCTGAGCTTGCTATAAGAACATTAAATGAAAACTTTGATTTAAATATAAAAGAATTTATGGCAGTAAATTTTACATCTATGCCTGCTATTATTGATAAATTAGGTGGTATAAATATTGACATAACTAGTGAGGAGATTCAATATATACCGGGAATAACTTCTACAGGGACTCAAAAATTAACAGGTGAACAAGCTTTGGCTTATGCAAGAATAAGATATGCTACTGGTGGAGATTATAAAAGAACTGAAAGACATAGAACAGTTTTAAATGCCATTTTTAATGAAATGAAATCAAAATCTATATCAGAATATCCATCATTAGCATCAGAATTTTTACCATATATAAGAACTAATATATCTAGTAATGAAATGTTATCTTTAATTGGTGACATAGGAACTCTAATGTCAGGGAACTTAGAACAAAATAGATTTCCAACTGATGAACAAGGACAAGGTAAAATGATAGATGGAGTTTATTACATGACTTTTGATATAGAAGAAGTTAAAAATAGCTTACATCAATATATTTTCCAATAA